Proteins encoded by one window of Cloeon dipterum chromosome 2, ieCloDipt1.1, whole genome shotgun sequence:
- the LOC135936837 gene encoding RCC1 and BTB domain-containing protein 1-like codes for MSKVLRKWANFGYQEREIRTALVFGSHGENVIIVLENDDVLAFGKNRKECLGVGVEGEVNELKRIENLCGQRIEGFECGVIAFEGEGDFCIFAISAAGTVFSWGDNLFGQLGLGTDDDDVTFTVPKKISGSLEHKKVVQVSCGGNHTLVLTSEGEVYAFGENPRGQLGFETSGENEPFPRKVGGLLDGAIVTSVACQYDTSAALLHSGEICALGLNRNDLSSSSSTSDKEWTPRKLLGLEEVVISQIVCGPYFTLALSDDGKIYSWGENDKGQLGNGTTSEECVMTPTIISTKMGRVRKIAATHYESHLCAAITENHQVYIWGNCNNGLIYNKPILTSFSSLDEVFADAFPPVTYQRFQLKIAKDCKRKGSVNERLRKAFDHPETADVAFIVEGKKIHVHKAVLTFGSDVFKKKFLGDWKDSCQKEQIVEDHSYDAFYVFLKFLYTDEVDDITLEHALDVYAIADFYQVTDLMDECENIIKSGLTVQNAAAVYEKANLFGAENLCEFCLKFCEVRWFEVLDNFETDDSRSEVILDVFRRAANQKKY; via the exons ATGTCTAAAGTGCTGCGAAAGTGGGCCAATTTTGGTTATCAGGAGCGAGAGATTCGTACTGCACTCGTTTTCG GCTCACACGgagaaaatgtaattattgtcCTTGAAAATGATGATGTGCTTGCCTTTGGAAAAAACCGAAAAGAGTGTCTTGGAGTTGGCGTCGAAGGTGAAGTGAACGAGCTCAAGCGCATCGAGAATTTGTGTGGTCAAAGAATTGAAG GGTTTGAATGTGGTGTTATTGCATTTGAAGGCGAAGGAGATTTCTGCATTTTCGCCATTTCGGCAGCTGGTACCGTTTTCTCGTGGGGAGATAATCTATTTGGACAGCTCGGATTAGGAacagatgatgatgatgtcaCCTTTACTGTTCCCAAGAAAATTTCTGGTTCTCTAGAGCACAAAAAGGTTGTCCAAGTTTCTTGTGGCGGTAATCATACACTAGTTTTGACGTCCGAGGGAGAG GTATACGCTTTCGGTGAAAACCCTCGAGGTCAGTTAGGTTTTGAGACCTCAGGAGAAAACGAACCGTTTCCACGAAAGGTTGGAGGACTGCTGGATGGGGCAATCGTAACCTCGGTCGCATGTCAATATGACACTTCTGCAGCGCTCCTACATTCAGGAgag ATTTGTGCTTTGGGTTTGAACCGAAATGACTTGTCGAGCTCATCTTCAACTTCAGACAAGGAATGGACTCCCCGAAAGTTGCTTGGCCTGGAAGAAGTCGTCATTTCCCAAATCGTTTGTGGACCTTATTTCACTCTCGCTTTATCTGACGACGGCAAAATTTACTCATGGGGAGAAAATGATAAAGGCCAATTAGGAAATGGGACTACCAGCGAGGAGTGCGTCATGACACCAACCATTATTTCTACAAAGATGGGAAG ggtgagaaaaattgctgccaCTCATTACGAGAGCCACCTGTGCGCTGCAATCACTGAAAATCACCAGGTGTACATTTGGGGCAATTGCAACAACG gcCTAATTTATAACAAACCAATTCTCACTTCATTCTCATCTTTGGACGAAGTTTTTGCTGATGCCTTTCCTCCAGTTACCTACCAAcgttttcaattgaaaattgccaAAGATTGCAAGAGGAAAGGCTCGGTAAATGAACGTCTAAGGAAAGCGTTTGACCATCCT gAAACTGCCGATGTTGCATTCATTGTCGAGGGGAAGAAAATCCACGTGCACAAGGCTGTGTTGACGTTCGGCAGCGACGTGTTCAAGAAAAAGTTCCTGGGTGATTGGAAGGATAGTTGCCAAAA ggaGCAGATCGTCGAGGATCACAGCTATGATGCTTTCTACGTGTTCCTCAAATTCTTGTACACCGATGAAGTTGATGATATCACGCTTGAACATGCTCTTG ATGTTTACGCCATAGCTGACTTCTATCAGGTGACTGATCTGATGGACGAGTgcgaaaatattatcaaatctgGCCTGACTGTGCAAAACGCTGCTGCTGTGTACGAGAAGGCAAATTTGTTTGGAGCTGAG AACCTGTGTGAGTTCTGCCTCAAGTTTTGCGAGGTGCGCTGGTTTGAGGTCTTGgacaattttgaaactgatGACAGCAGGAGCGAAGTCATTTTGGATGTTTTCCGTCGGGCAGCGAACCAAAAGAAATACTAA
- the LOC135937646 gene encoding RCC1 and BTB domain-containing protein 1-like gives MSKLLLKWDNFGYQNSEIRTALVFGINAENVIIVLQNDEVLALGTNQIYCLGTGVEGEVKELKRIENLCGQRIEGFEFTGVGCLFCLFAICESGSVFSWGGNGYGQLGLGTTGYTQVPTKILGCLEQKKVVQVACGGDHTLALTSEGEVYAFGRNANGELGLGTTDRHFLPQRVGGLLDGKIVTSVACQMDSSLALLRSGQICAWGSNLRGKLGLPSTSVQECSPCMVLGLEGVVIYKIVCGIRFTLALSDDGKIYSWGDNFRGYLGNGTTKIVKRPAIISQEMGRVKDIAATQNLSHPCAAINEKNHVYCWGSCNDQIVEKPMLTSFSSFDEVYVDASPPITYHRFQSKNTNYGRKMKGSVIERFQRAFDNPETTDFAFIVEGKKIHVHKNLLTVGSDVFKNLFLGNWKDSHQKELIVEDHSYDAFYAFLKYFYTDEIDHEIPPELVLDLYSVAHFYQVTDLLDECEKILKSGLSVQIAAAVYEKAILFGAKDLCEFCMKFCKEHLLEVLENFDSDDCKREFILEVYRRAANQKKN, from the exons ATGTCTAAATTGCTCTTGAAGTGGGACAATTTTGGCTATCAGAATAGTGAGATTCGTACTGCACTCGTTTTCG GCATTAACGccgaaaatgtaattattgtcCTCCAAAATGATGAGGTGCTTGCTCTTggaacaaatcaaatttattgccttGGAACTGGCGTCGAAGGTGAGGTGAAAGAGCTCAAGCGCATTGAGAATTTATGTGGGCAAAGAATCGAAG GGTTTGAATTTACTGGCGTTGGTTGCTTATTCTGCTTATTTGCCATTTGTGAATCTGGTTCCGTATTCTCTTGGGGAGGAAATGGATATGGACAGCTTGGATTAGGAACCACAGGATACACCCAAGTGCCCACTAAAATTTTGGGTTGTCTAGAGCAGAAAAAGGTTGTCCAAGTGGCCTGTGGCGGTGATCATACACTAGCTTTGACGTCGGAGGGAGAg GTTTACGCTTTCGGTCGAAATGCTAATGGAGAATTAGGTTTGGGTACCACAGACAGGCACTTTCTTCCACAGAGGGTTGGCGGACTGCTGGACGGGAAAATTGTAACCTCAGTTGCATGCCAGATGGACTCTTCTCTTGCGCTCCTTCGTTCTGGACag ATTTGCGCTTGGGGTAGCAACTTAAGAGGCAAGTTGGGCCTACCTTCAACCTCAGTCCAGGAATGTAGTCCCTGCATGGTGCTCGGCCTGGAAGGTGTTGTGATTTACAAAATCGTCTGTGGAATCCGTTTCACTCTCGCTTTGTCTGACGATGGAAAAATTTACTCCTGGGGAGACAACTTTAGAGGCTACTTGGGAAATGGGACTACCAAAATTGTCAAGAGACCAGCTATTATTTCACAAGAGATGGGAAG ggTTAAAGACATTGCTGCCACTCAAAACTTAAGCCACCCGTGCGCTGCCATCAATGAAAAGAACCACGTTTACTGCTGGGGCAGTtgcaatg ACCAAATTGTTGAGAAACCAATGCTAACTTCCTTCTCGTCATTTGACGAAGTTTATGTCGATGCCTCTCCTCCAATAACCTACCATCGTTTTCAATCGAAAAATACGAATTATGGGAGGAAGATGAAAGGCTCGGTAATTGAGCGTTTTCAAAGAGCGTTTGACAATCCT GAAACTACTGATTTTGCATTCATTGTCGAGGGGAAGAAAATCCACGTTCACAAGAATCTGTTGACTGTTGGCAGCGACGTGTTCAAGAATTTGTTCCTGGGTAATTGGAAGGACAGTCACCAAAA AGAGCTGATTGTCGAGGATCACAGCTACGATGCCTTCTACGCGTTCCTCAAGTACTTCTACACTGATGAAATTGATCATGAAATCCCACCTGAACTTGttcttg ATTTGTATTCCGTAGCCCACTTCTATCAGGTGACTGATCTGTTGGATGAGTGCGAGAAGATTCTCAAATCTGGCCTGTCTGTCCAAATCGCTGCTGCTGTGTATGAGAAGGCAATTTTGTTTGGAGCTAAG gaCTTGTGTGAGTTCtgcatgaaattttgcaaGGAGCATTTGCTTGAagtcttggaaaattttgattctgaTGACTGCAAGAGAGAATTCATCTTGGAGGTTTACCGTCGGGCGGctaatcaaaagaaaaactga